A portion of the Streptomyces sp. NBC_00376 genome contains these proteins:
- a CDS encoding bifunctional DNA primase/polymerase: MTAWLPDNSSLHHGDASHHRADAFTVLRNQAANQTAHVTAAGAAWLAGATAYPRSTLAQWEAHPSSPGVLPCGSAFDVVNVPTLFGRRMLEHLWSDGPGSGPVATHRGRMLLFASPGTAQRLPSLLDWEEWGGAPQPRAVMGPRGHDDEGEGGGDGKVPPLLCHGTGDAVTVPPLTCTSTTPGPRWLVAPDTRSPWLPGPDVLLWACVRVTRSTPSPVAPPAARNSIFPPADPDANVYDVSRRR; this comes from the coding sequence ATGACCGCATGGCTGCCCGACAACTCGTCCCTGCACCACGGCGACGCCTCCCACCACCGCGCCGACGCCTTCACCGTTCTGCGGAACCAGGCCGCGAACCAGACGGCACACGTCACGGCGGCCGGTGCCGCCTGGCTGGCCGGTGCCACCGCGTATCCCCGCTCCACTCTGGCCCAGTGGGAGGCCCATCCCTCCTCGCCCGGGGTGCTGCCGTGCGGGTCGGCCTTCGACGTGGTGAACGTGCCCACCCTCTTCGGGCGCCGGATGCTGGAGCACCTGTGGTCCGACGGCCCCGGCTCCGGGCCGGTGGCCACGCACCGCGGCCGGATGCTGTTGTTCGCCTCGCCCGGCACCGCCCAGCGGCTCCCCTCGCTGCTCGACTGGGAGGAGTGGGGCGGCGCGCCCCAGCCGCGGGCCGTCATGGGCCCGCGGGGGCACGACGACGAGGGCGAGGGCGGGGGCGATGGCAAGGTGCCGCCGCTGCTCTGCCACGGCACCGGGGACGCGGTGACCGTCCCGCCCCTGACCTGCACCTCCACCACGCCCGGCCCCCGCTGGCTGGTCGCCCCCGACACCCGCAGCCCCTGGTTGCCGGGCCCCGATGTGCTGCTCTGGGCCTGTGTCCGGGTGACCAGGTCGACACCCTCGCCGGTGGCCCCGCCGGCGGCCAGGAATTCGATTTTTCCTCCCGCCGATCCGGATGCTAATGTCTACGACGTCAGCAGGCGCCGCTAG
- a CDS encoding AAA domain-containing protein — protein sequence MTAVFDPGAQAARATDAILADTLGGTSRGIVVDSPPGAGKSTLVVRAALELAAAGHPLMVVAQTNAQVDDLVVRLAEKDPGLPVGRLHSNDTDPYDKVLDGLANVRKSAKASDLAGLDVVISTAAKWAHVKNVEPWGHAIVDEAYQMRSDALLAVAGLFERALFVGDPGQLDPFSIVGADQWAGLSYDPSASAVSTLLAHNPQLPQHRLPVSWRLPASAAPLVSNAFYPYTPFRSGTDHGDRRLSFGVASDGSAPDRVLDEAAESGWGLLELPARHAPRTDPEAVRAVALVVRRLLDRGGAATSERSPDPVPVTADRIAVGTAHRDQAAAVRAALAELGVSGVAVDTANRLQGREFDVTVVLHPLSGRPDATAFHLETGRLCVLASRHRHACIVVCRAGVTELLDEHPSTEPVQLGVTVKFPDGWEANHSVLAHLNEHRVAWRP from the coding sequence GTGACGGCCGTATTCGACCCGGGCGCCCAGGCCGCGCGGGCGACCGACGCGATCCTCGCCGACACCCTGGGCGGTACGTCGCGCGGGATCGTGGTGGACTCCCCGCCGGGCGCGGGGAAGTCGACGCTCGTGGTGCGCGCCGCGCTCGAACTCGCGGCGGCCGGGCATCCGTTGATGGTGGTCGCGCAGACCAACGCCCAGGTCGACGACCTGGTGGTGCGGCTGGCCGAGAAGGACCCGGGGCTGCCGGTCGGCCGGTTGCACAGCAACGACACGGACCCGTACGACAAGGTGCTGGACGGCCTGGCCAACGTGCGGAAGTCGGCGAAGGCCTCCGATCTGGCCGGGCTCGACGTGGTCATCTCGACGGCCGCGAAGTGGGCGCATGTGAAGAACGTCGAGCCGTGGGGCCACGCGATCGTGGACGAGGCGTACCAGATGCGTTCGGACGCGCTGCTGGCCGTCGCGGGGCTCTTCGAGCGGGCGCTGTTCGTGGGCGACCCGGGCCAGTTGGACCCGTTCTCGATCGTCGGCGCGGACCAGTGGGCGGGGCTCTCGTACGACCCGTCCGCGAGCGCCGTCTCCACGCTGCTCGCGCACAATCCCCAACTGCCGCAGCACCGGCTGCCGGTGTCGTGGCGGCTGCCCGCGTCCGCCGCGCCGCTGGTCTCGAACGCGTTCTACCCGTACACCCCGTTCCGCAGCGGTACGGACCACGGCGACCGGCGGCTGTCGTTCGGCGTGGCCTCCGACGGCTCGGCCCCGGACCGGGTGCTGGACGAGGCGGCGGAGTCCGGCTGGGGCCTGCTGGAGCTCCCGGCCCGGCACGCCCCGCGCACCGACCCGGAGGCGGTACGCGCGGTGGCCCTGGTGGTCCGCCGGCTGCTGGACCGGGGCGGCGCGGCGACCAGCGAGCGCTCGCCGGACCCGGTGCCGGTGACGGCGGACCGGATCGCGGTCGGCACCGCCCACCGCGACCAGGCCGCGGCGGTACGGGCTGCGCTCGCCGAGCTGGGTGTGAGCGGCGTCGCGGTGGACACGGCCAACCGGCTCCAGGGCCGCGAGTTCGATGTGACGGTGGTCCTGCACCCGCTCTCCGGCCGCCCGGACGCCACCGCATTCCACCTGGAGACGGGTCGGCTCTGCGTGCTGGCCTCGCGCCACCGGCACGCCTGCATCGTGGTGTGCCGGGCGGGCGTCACCGAGCTGCTGGACGAGCACCCGTCCACGGAGCCGGTCCAGCTGGGCGTCACGGTGAAGTTCCCGGATGGCTGGGAGGCGAACCATTCGGTGCTGGCACACCTGAACGAACACCGGGTGGCCTGGCGCCCGTGA
- a CDS encoding phosphatase PAP2 family protein, whose product MQHASTAPVPRPRLRWWTELPLLALVYGLYSAGRLVARGDVSTAIDHGLSILRLEQTLHINLEHPLNRLFTAHPSIGIPADFAYASLHYLVTPAVLVWLFRRRQEVYRRARTWLMASTLFGLIGFTLLPTCPPRLLEARYGFVDTMAQYSSYGWWGAEASAPRGMGGMTNQYAAMPSLHVGWALWCGILLWRHSKNPYVRAAGVAYPLITTFIVMGTANHYLLDAVAGAAVMGVGALLARPVMRLADRIKDRVQARFPRVAPVAESPIVSAGCKTSAGERIPGQRTTSADSPDAAASADADASAGRAPRTDPGARAGAGAAGDDAPAAAR is encoded by the coding sequence ATGCAGCATGCCAGCACCGCACCCGTGCCGCGCCCGAGGCTTCGCTGGTGGACCGAACTGCCACTGCTCGCCCTGGTGTACGGGCTCTACTCGGCGGGACGGCTGGTGGCGCGCGGTGACGTGTCCACCGCCATCGACCACGGCCTGAGCATCCTGCGCCTGGAGCAGACGCTCCACATCAACCTCGAACATCCGCTCAACCGGCTGTTCACCGCGCACCCCTCGATAGGCATACCCGCCGACTTCGCGTACGCGTCCCTGCACTACCTCGTCACCCCCGCCGTCCTGGTCTGGCTCTTCCGCCGCCGCCAGGAGGTGTACCGCCGGGCCCGCACCTGGCTGATGGCCTCCACGCTGTTCGGCCTGATCGGCTTCACGCTGCTGCCGACCTGCCCGCCCCGGCTGCTGGAGGCCCGGTACGGCTTCGTCGACACGATGGCGCAGTACAGCTCGTACGGCTGGTGGGGCGCGGAGGCCAGCGCCCCGCGCGGCATGGGCGGGATGACCAACCAGTACGCGGCGATGCCGAGCCTGCACGTCGGCTGGGCGCTCTGGTGCGGCATCCTGCTGTGGCGCCACAGCAAGAACCCGTACGTCCGGGCCGCGGGCGTCGCCTACCCCCTGATCACCACTTTCATAGTGATGGGCACGGCCAACCACTACCTCCTCGACGCGGTCGCGGGCGCCGCCGTGATGGGCGTCGGCGCCCTGCTGGCGCGGCCAGTGATGCGGCTCGCGGACCGGATCAAGGACCGGGTCCAGGCCCGCTTCCCGCGGGTCGCCCCGGTCGCGGAGTCCCCGATTGTCAGTGCCGGATGCAAGACTTCCGCGGGTGAGCGAATCCCTGGCCAGCGGACCACCTCCGCAGACTCCCCCGATGCCGCGGCATCGGCCGACGCAGACGCCTCGGCCGGTCGCGCACCCCGGACCGATCCCGGCGCCCGCGCAGGAGCGGGAGCGGCCGGCGACGACGCTCCGGCAGCGGCTCGCTGA
- a CDS encoding histidine phosphatase family protein: MAPRILLARHGQTEWSVRGNHTGRTDIPLLDTGRAGAKLLGERLRRGPWADLPGLEVRTSPLVRARETCEIAGFADRAELWDALMEWDYGAYEGMTPAEIKAIRPDWFIWRDGVPEGETLAELSARADEIVDWARSADRDVLVFAHGHILRALGARWLGEDVSFAARIRLDPTSLSVLGWAYGAPAIERWNDTGHLDG; this comes from the coding sequence ATGGCACCGCGTATCCTGCTCGCCCGCCACGGCCAGACGGAATGGTCCGTCAGGGGCAATCACACCGGCAGGACGGACATTCCGCTGCTCGACACCGGCCGTGCGGGGGCCAAGCTCCTCGGCGAGCGGCTGCGGCGCGGTCCGTGGGCGGACCTGCCGGGCCTGGAGGTGCGCACCAGCCCGCTGGTACGGGCCAGGGAGACCTGCGAGATCGCGGGATTCGCGGACCGGGCCGAGTTGTGGGACGCGCTCATGGAGTGGGACTACGGGGCGTACGAGGGGATGACCCCGGCCGAGATCAAGGCGATCCGCCCGGACTGGTTCATCTGGCGTGACGGGGTGCCGGAGGGGGAGACCCTGGCCGAGCTGTCCGCCCGCGCCGACGAGATCGTGGACTGGGCCCGCTCGGCCGACCGCGATGTGCTGGTCTTCGCCCACGGCCACATCCTGCGGGCGCTGGGAGCGCGGTGGCTCGGCGAGGACGTGTCGTTCGCGGCGCGGATCCGGCTCGACCCGACGTCGCTGTCGGTGCTGGGATGGGCGTACGGGGCACCCGCGATCGAGCGCTGGAACGACACCGGCCACCTGGACGGCTGA
- a CDS encoding tetratricopeptide repeat protein codes for MVSTGAVPNLAFRRLRGQRSAGEFAAAVRRSAREIGEQVACDARYIGRVESGEIRCPNYAYERVFLHMYPGRTLADLGFSPRETVRGRAARATAESPPPPALHSDTDEESDVLRRVFMTSGTTTMAAATLGLGPGGTSAAAAVLPDPRRVGEREVGAVEKAVRQIRLLDDRHGGDGLYRRASRPLRAAYALLDSGTATKRSTADRLHAGAGELAISVGWLAHDSGRYEDARSHYAEALATARVAGDAALEAHAFCNTSFLARDTGRPRESVRAAEAGQRAAQALGSPRLLALLALREAGGRAGLGDRTGCERAIGRAHTAFGRGPRDADPEWMTFFREAELEMLQAQCWSALGDWSRAAGHALRATRLQDPHFTRNLALYRAELTWDLARAGRAAEAAAAGHQVLDLLDRVRSTRIRAMLAQAAGVLVPQRGVAEVREFLERYAEVAEAAAP; via the coding sequence ATGGTGTCGACAGGGGCAGTTCCCAACCTCGCCTTCCGGCGGCTGCGCGGACAGCGCTCCGCCGGGGAGTTCGCTGCCGCGGTACGCAGGTCCGCCCGTGAGATCGGCGAGCAGGTCGCGTGCGACGCCCGGTACATCGGACGCGTGGAGTCCGGGGAGATCCGCTGCCCGAACTACGCGTACGAACGGGTCTTCCTGCACATGTACCCCGGGAGGACCCTGGCGGACCTGGGCTTCTCGCCGCGCGAAACCGTGCGCGGCCGGGCGGCGCGGGCCACCGCCGAATCCCCACCGCCCCCTGCGCTCCACAGCGACACCGACGAGGAGAGCGACGTGCTGCGTCGCGTATTCATGACGAGCGGCACCACCACGATGGCGGCCGCGACCCTGGGCCTGGGCCCGGGCGGCACGTCCGCCGCTGCCGCCGTCCTGCCCGACCCGCGCCGGGTCGGCGAGAGAGAGGTCGGCGCCGTCGAGAAGGCGGTGCGGCAGATCCGGCTGCTCGACGACCGGCACGGCGGCGACGGCCTGTACCGCAGGGCGTCCCGGCCGCTGCGGGCGGCGTACGCGTTGCTCGACTCCGGGACGGCCACCAAGCGCTCCACCGCCGACCGGCTGCATGCCGGAGCGGGCGAACTGGCCATCTCGGTGGGCTGGCTGGCCCATGACTCGGGCCGGTACGAGGACGCCCGCTCGCACTACGCGGAGGCCCTCGCCACGGCGCGGGTGGCCGGTGACGCGGCGCTGGAGGCGCACGCGTTCTGCAACACGTCGTTCCTGGCCCGGGACACCGGTCGGCCCCGCGAGTCCGTGCGCGCGGCGGAGGCCGGGCAGCGGGCGGCGCAGGCGCTGGGCTCGCCCCGGCTGCTGGCGCTGCTCGCGCTGCGCGAGGCGGGGGGCCGGGCGGGGCTCGGGGACCGTACGGGCTGCGAGCGGGCGATCGGCCGGGCGCACACCGCGTTCGGGCGCGGACCCCGCGACGCCGATCCGGAGTGGATGACGTTCTTCCGGGAGGCGGAGCTGGAGATGCTCCAGGCGCAGTGCTGGTCGGCGCTGGGCGACTGGTCCCGGGCGGCCGGGCACGCGCTGCGGGCCACCCGGCTCCAGGACCCGCACTTCACCCGGAACCTGGCGCTGTACCGGGCCGAGCTGACCTGGGACCTCGCGCGGGCGGGCCGGGCCGCGGAGGCTGCGGCGGCGGGCCATCAGGTGCTGGACCTGCTGGACCGCGTCCGGTCGACCCGCATCCGGGCGATGCTGGCCCAGGCCGCGGGTGTGCTGGTGCCGCAGCGCGGCGTGGCGGAGGTACGGGAGTTCCTGGAGCGGTACGCGGAGGTGGCGGAGGCCGCCGCCCCATAG